Proteins encoded by one window of Haematobia irritans isolate KBUSLIRL chromosome 2, ASM5000362v1, whole genome shotgun sequence:
- the LOC142224919 gene encoding uncharacterized protein LOC142224919, translating into MDPPSHKDSSSSSSGAKSPKKSEGGSGTNKPCPIYDKFLFAYNHLIAFCSTYDNIDIRDQTDSSLEVRLTDLDRRWEKLQVIYEDLHLSPDFSNTRQSQENARVNFDNCAEAYYATRSKIIDILRISGIPNSENVTFRRISARRDPVENNTFIPDNSTVCIKVPPCDTEVFSGSYEQWPSFRDMFTAVYVNHPKLTPAQKLYHLRNKTKESAGAIVKRYPLCDENFEHAWNALKARFENKRVLVDNQLKILFNISPAKIEDSESLQKIHSTVKDCICTLKSLGIDVDGWDPILIYLVSTKLPDETISQWEQSLKSHRELPSWSQMDRFLINRFEVVERITSFRSTKESHNTPFRNASSSNKIQSYTSQEKLDSSCQMCDKRHHVRICPEFRKLSPQERIDFIFKNKMCNNCLSDAHTKAKCKSKYTCLTCKKQHHTLLHLDRQLSRPSTGTQVLRTASSSEMNNATRSDEGLSLNTETPSTSQESYSQIQANFSLNNETILLRTALVHLEHHGELFTVRALIDPGSQRTFLSERIRNLLKVPYRKSLFEISGVGESLQKADKECEVVLYSPKYDCRFSISAIILPRLTRKLPSVSFSVPYSQQLRDLDLADPHFNKSSNIDLILGNDSERFINLEGIKKDICGQASAYNTIFGWVLSGPIITQHVRIFTTNVVPSEDENISDVLRKFWEIEEVPSAPHSSDEDKFCQDYYSSTTSRDDDGRYVVRLPFKKEFPHTLSLGSSRFLALGQYLRLEKTLSTDLDLRQQYHSVLKEYISLKHMEQTSSTEICTEGKYFSFYLPHHAVVRPDHRSTKVRVVFNGSRKTKSGQSLNNVLYTGPTLQNDLMSIILNWRRYKYVYSADIEKMYRQIKVHPLDRPYQRILFENEPAGPIKDYQLNTVTFGINCAPFLAIRTLQQLASDSEDQFPIAAQILRTETYVDDVLSGGYSIEETVKAQKQLIAVLNSAGFPLKKFTTNNRELLAHLPSENLYDSDLFRLSEKCSTKTLGIKWDAIQDQFSYSPLPIQQDSNPTKRNVLSIVAQLFDPAGWITPVVIRSKILMQQIWLEGIDWDEPISPDTHSEWNNLLLDLPKIEDIVIPRWIRYTQNDKVDIHGFCDASKSAYCACVYIRVQTNPSQVFCNLLTAKSKVAPLKTVTLPKLELNGALLLAKLVNYVLQIFGSSYNSVTLWTDASIVLGWLSKPPMSWETYVENRTSQILTLVQPAKWRYVPTQDNPADLGTRGCSPQELISNSLWWNGPKWLSMPEYNWPKKNPLVVPEDTRKFQTFNVTCEYDDILLRFSSYTRALRVLSYVFRFFHSTHSRYKYSFGNRTIDLTLKELQLVKRRLLLLSQKKFYPDEYKALMNSEAISPKSSLSSLNPFLDSESILRSNGRLADSSLPYRERYPIILHGNSRLCQLYLQHLHNFLAHAECNLMCRFTQTEFYISRLKVRVKSIIHRCKTCIVHKHKSTSQIMAPLPPERCTISPPFHITGVDFAGPFDLKSSTLRNAPTTKGYVCVFVCFATKAVHLEACSDLSSPAFEAAFSRFVGRRGLPHKVVSDNGRNFLGASRALLREFSHFLKITSHDISQRYSIHGFEWKFIPPHAPHMGGLWEAAVKSFKIHFKKLAGSHRFNFEQFVTILARIEGVLNSRPISAISEDPTDLTALTPGHFLRGSPLMALPETISPNLSVINRWLKLKALHHQFAIRWKQDYLKALQKRYKWKNSLPNLKRGDLVIIMDDLLPPSEWRLGRIEKTYHGSDNNVRVADIRTAAGSMKRPISKLCYLPFLSSVEGNDAS; encoded by the coding sequence atggACCCTCCTTCACATAAAGACAGCTCATCGAGTAGCTCTGGTGCAAAATCACCAAAAAAGTCAGAGGGAGGCAGTGGTACGAATAAACCTTGCCCCATTTATGACAAATTTCTCTTTGCATACAATCACCTTATTGCTTTTTGTTCTACGTATGATAACATAGATATCCGAGATCAAACCGATTCATCTCTTGAAGTCCGATTGACGGATTTAGATCGGAGATGGGAGAAACTTCAGGTTATCTATGAAGACTTGCACTTGTCCCCTGATTTCTCAAACACAAGGCAATCCCAAGAAAACGCGAGGGTTAATTTTGACAATTGTGCGGAGGCATACTACGCAACCAGATCGAAGATTATTGATATCTTACGCATATCTGGAATTCCAAACTCGGAGAATGTAACATTTAGACGTATTTCAGCACGTCGAGACCCAGTTGAAAACAATACATTCATACCGGATAACTCAACTGTGTGCATTAAAGTGCCCCCATGCGACACCGAAGTTTTCAGTGGCAGTTACGAACAATGGCCATCATTTCGTGACATGTTCACGGCCGTGTACGTAAATCATCCTAAGCTCACCCCTGCGCAAAAGCTCTATCACTTACGGAATAAGACTAAGGAAAGCGCAGGTGCAATTGTAAAAAGATACCCCTTATGTGACGAGAATTTTGAACACGCTTGGAATGCCTTAAAAGCTCGATTTGAGAATAAAAGAGTTTTGGTGGACAAccaactcaaaattttgttcaatatttCCCCTGCTAAAATTGAAGACAGTGAATCTCTTCAGAAGATTCATTCTACGGTGAAGGATTGTATTTGTACATTGAAAAGTTTGGGTATAGATGTCGATGGTTGGGATcccatattaatttatttggtaTCAACCAAACTTCCTGACGAAACGATATCCCAGTGGGAGCAATCGCTGAAATCCCATCGAGAGCTTCCCAGCTGGTCCCAAATGGATAGGTTTCTGATAAATCGATTTGAAGTTGTGGAAAGGATAACGagctttagatctacaaaggaaAGTCATAATACTCCTTTTCGAAATGCCTCTTCATCGAATAAGATTCAGTCGTATACATCTCAGGAGAAACTTGATTCATCTTGTCAAATGTGCGACAAAAGGCATCACGTGCGAATTTGTcccgaatttcgaaaattatcCCCTCAAGAACGAATTGATTTCATTTTCAAGAACAAGATGTGTAATAACTGCCTTTCAGACGCTCATACCAAAGCCAAGTGTAAAAGTAAATATACGTGTTTAACGTGCAAGAAACAGCACCATACTTTACTACACTTGGACCGCCAATTATCACGCCCATCTACTGGAACTCAGGTTCTACGGACTGCATCCTCCAGTGAAATGAATAATGCGACTAGAAGTGATGAAGGGTTGTCTCTCAATACCGAAACACCCTCTACGTCTCAGGAATCATACTCTCAAATTCAGGCGAATTTTTCGCTTAATAATGAGACGATATTGCTTCGTACAGCTTTGGTGCATCTTGAGCACCACGGTGAGCTCTTTACAGTTCGTGCTTTGATTGACCCAGGTTCACAAAGGACATTCTTGTCTGAAAGAATACGTAATTTGTTAAAGGTCCCTTATCGAAAATCTCTTTTTGAAATTAGTGGAGTTGGTGAGTCATTACAAAAGGCTGATAAGGAGTGTGAAGTGGTCCTCTATTCACCGAAATACGATTGTCGTTTTTCCATTTCTGCCATTATCCTTCCCCGACTCACGAGAAAATTACCATCCGTATCATTTAGTGTTCCATACTCTCAACAGCTCAGGGATTTAGATCTGGCCGATCCCCATTTTAATAAATCTTCGAACATTGACTTGATATTGGGCAATGATTCGGAAAGGTTTATAAACCTAGAGGGCATTAAGAAAGATATTTGTGGGCAAGCTTCCGCTTACAATACCATCTTTGGATGGGTACTCAGCGGTCCCATTATAACCCAACACGTTCGCATATTTACAACAAATGTAGTCCCATCTGAAGATGAAAATATTAGCGATGTTCtccgaaaattttgggaaatcgaAGAGGTTCCCTCAGCCCCACATTCTTCAGATGAGGATAAATTCTGCCAGGATTATTATAGCTCTACCACGTCCCGTGATGACGATGGACGATATGTAGTACGACTTCCTTTCAAGAAGGAGTTCCCTCACACATTATCTTTAGGATCATCGCGCTTTCTCGCTCTGGGTCAATACTTAAGACTAGAGAAAACATTGTCCACAGATCTCGACCTCCGACAACAATATCACTCAGTTCTCAAGGAATACATATCCTTGAAACACATGGAACAAACGTCCTCAACTGAAATTTGTACAgaaggtaaatatttttcattctaCCTTCCCCATCATGCTGTTGTACGCCCTGACCATAGGTCTACAAAAGTAAGGGTTGTATTTAATGGCTCTCGTAAAACCAAATCTGGTCAATCTTTAAATAACGTCCTCTATACGGGACCAACTCTACAAAATGACTTAATGTCCATAATCCTCAATTGGAGGAGATACAAATATGTATACAGCGCggatattgaaaaaatgtaccgacAGATCAAGGTACATCCCTTAGATAGGCCATAtcaaagaattttatttgaaaatgaaCCAGCAGGCCCAATTAAAGATTACCAATTGAACACGGTTACTTTTGGTATAAATTGCGCCCCCTTCTTGGCCATTAGAACCCTACAGCAACTAGCTTCTGACTCGGAAGATCAATTCCCAATCGCAGCTCAAATATTGCGGACTGAAACTTATGTTGATGATGTTCTGTCAGGTGGATACTCAATTGAGGAGACAGTAAAGGCACAAAAGCAACTTATTGCCGTGTTGAATTCAGCGGGATTCCCTTTAAAAAAGTTTACGACCAATAATAGGGAATTACTTGCTCATTTGCCTTCTGAGAATTTATACGATTCAGATCTTTTTCGGCTTTCTGAGAAATGTTCCACTAAAACTTTAGGCATTAAATGGGATGCCATTCAGGATCAATTCTCATATTCACCTCTTCCGATACAACAGGATTCGAATCCAACCAAGCGCAATGTACTGTCTATTGTAGCCCAATTGTTTGACCCTGCTGGTTGGATAACACCTGTGGTAATTCGCTCAAAAATCCTTATGCAGCAAATTTGGCTAGAAGGAATAGATTGGGATGAGCCGATAAGTCCCGACACGCACTCAGAATGGAACAATTTGCTCCTTGATTTACCGAAAATAGAAGACATTGTTATACCACGATGGATTCGTTACACACAAAACGATAAAGTGGATATTCATGGTTTCTGCGATGCCTCGAAGTCCGCGTACTGCGCATGCGTATATATTCGAGTCCAAACCAACCCATCTCAAGTTTTTTGCAATTTGCTCACGGCCAAGAGCAAAGTTGCCCCGCTTAAAACCGTAACACTACCCAAATTGGAATTGAACGGTGCTTTATTGTTAGCCAAGCTCGTGAATTATGTTCTACAAATTTTTGGCAGCAGTTACAACTCGGTAACTCTTTGGACTGATGCATCCATTGTACTTGGATGGCTTTCCAAACCACCAATGTCTTGGGAAACCTATGTCGAAAATAGAACGTCTCAGATTCTCACTTTGGTTCAACCTGCGAAATGGCGATATGTTCCCACGCAAGACAACCCGGCTGATCTTGGAACTCGTGGATGCTCACCCCAAGAACTAATTTCTAATTCATTATGGTGGAATGGTCCCAAGTGGCTAAGCATGCCGGAGTACaattggccaaagaaaaacccaTTAGTGGTTCCCGAAGATACTCGTAAGTTTCAAACATTTAATGTGACATGTGAATATGATGATATACTGCTACGATTCTCGTCATATACAAGAGCATTGAGGGTCCTTTCTTACGTATTCAGATTTTTCCACTCAACCCACTCAAGGTATAAATATTCTTTTGGAAATAGAACTATCGATTTAACACTGAAGGAGCTACAATTAGTCAAGAGACGGTTGTTGCTGCTgtcccaaaagaagttttatccAGATGAATACAAAGCCTTAATGAATTCAGAGGCAATATCCCCCAAAAGTAGTTTGTCTTCACTTAACCCATTCTTGGACTCGGAGTCGATTCTACGCTCGAATGGTAGACTGGCTGATTCGTCTCTTCCATATCGAGAACGGTATCCAATTATACTGCACGGTAATTCTAGATTATGTCAGCTGTATCTACAacatttacacaattttttggcTCATGCAGAGTGTAATTTAATGTGTAGGTTCACCCAAACGGAGTTTTACATATCTCGACTAAAAGTTAGAGTAAAAAGCATAATTCATAGGTGCAAAACATGCATTGTACACAAACATAAATCGACTTCCCAAATAATGGCACCATTGCCTCCAGAACGATGTACTATATCTCCACCATTTCATATAACAGGAGTTGACTTTGCCGGTCCATTTGACCTTAAAAGCTCCACACTTCGAAATGCCCCCACTACGAAAGGATACGTATGCGTCTTCGTTTGTTTTGCTACGAAGGCAGTACATTTAGAAGCTTGCTCCGATTTATCCTCACCAGCTTTCGAGGCTGCATTCTCCCGATTTGTTGGTAGGCGGGGACTCCCCCATAAGGTGGTCTCAGATAATGGTCGGAACTTTCTGGGTGCAAGCAGGGCACTTCTAAGAGAATTTTcccactttttaaaaattacctCACACGACATTTCTCAAAGATACTCGATTCATGGGTTTGAATGGAAGTTTATACCGCCTCACGCGCCTCATATGGGTGGCCTGTGGGAGGCCGctgttaaaagttttaaaatacattttaagaAACTTGCAGGATCTCATAGGTTCAATTTTGAGCAATTTGTTACGATACTGGCCCGAATTGAAGGAGTTTTAAACTCACGGCCCATATCCGCGATATCCGAGGACCCTACCGATTTGACAGCGCTAACCCCTGGTCATTTTTTAAGAGGTAGCCCTTTAATGGCTCTACCCGAAACAATTTCACCCAATCTTTCTGTAATTAATCGGTGGCTAAAATTAAAAGCTCTCCACCACCAATTCGCAATCAGATGGAAGCAGGACTATCTGAAAGCTCTTCAGAAACGCTATAAATGGAAAAACTCGCTTCCCAATCTCAAACGAGGAGATTTAGTCATAATTATGGATGACTTACTTCCGCCCAGCGAATGGCGATTAGGAAGAATCGAAAAAACGTACCATGGATCCGATAATAATGTTCGTGTGGCAGATATTAGAACTGCAGCCGGCTCCATGAAACGACCAATTTCTAAACTTTGTTATCTTCCCTTCTTGAGTTCCGTAGAAGGCAACGATGCTTCTTAA